A segment of the Aromatoleum aromaticum EbN1 genome:
AACTTGAAGCGCATGGCCGTATTGCGTCCGCAGTGAGAAAAAAGGACAGGGGCATTGCGATTTCGGACAGGAAACCGCTGATTGGAACCTGAAATGCCGACCGTTTCTCACATTGTGAAATCAAGCCCCCGGATACAGCGCCGGCGGTGCTCAAGTCCGACACGCTGCTAGGCCGAGCCGCTAGCCGTTACCTTCCTTGACCCGAACGGCCTCGGCTTCGGCCTCGCCGGATTCCTCTCTCGACGACTGCGCCTGTGCCTGCTTCAGCTCATCCGCGTCGAGGCTGCGCGCGATCTCGTCGCGGTCGCGCACGGCGTCGATGTTCAGGGCCGCGGCAGCGCGGTTGAACCACACATAGGCGCGCACCGGGTCGCGCGGGAAACCGATGCCGTCGCGGTACAGCCGGCCCAGTTCGAGCATGCCTTCGGCGTTGCCGCGCGCTGCCGCGGTGCGGATCCATCTGGCTGCCTGGTCGTAGTCCTGCAGCACGCCGAAGCCGCTGCGGTAGAGTTTTCCGAGCTCCACCATCGCTCCCGGATGTTGGCTGTCCGCCGCCGCCCGCAGCCAGCGCACGGCCTCGAGCGATTGCGCGCGGTCGCTCGCGGAGTCGAGCAGCAGCGTCTTCGCAATCCGGAGCTGTGCCGCCGCATCCCCTTCCTTGGCCGCACGCAGCGTGTAGGGATCGATCGGAATCGGCACGCCGGGAAGGTTCTGGGCCGGAGTTTCGTCACCGGTTCTGGCACCGACGACGATCACCGCGGCGATCGCGGCTCCCATCAGCAACGCAGGCACCATGAAGGAGGCGCGGTCCCGCCAGCGGGGCCGCTTGTGCTCGGGCGCATGGAAGCGATGCGTGCAGGCGCGGCATCGATACGGGCGCTTGCCCGTCTGCACCTGCCTTTCGCCTTCGGACTGCCATTTCGACTTGCGACAATCGGCGCTTCCGCAACTCGGACAGGTAACAGTGGCATGAAGTGACATCGTGACTTCCCAAGCTCGAAATGGCGTTCAGGCAGTTGCCCGGATTGTCATTCTTCCATTTGGGCAAATTATGCGTTACTCGCTTCCAATATCCCCCTGGGCGGGCTCTTCGGGGAGGAAACTCCTTGTAACGACCGGTAACTGCAGCGCCACCGGAATATTTGCCAGCCGGCTCGCCCCTGCGTGGGAGGTTTTCCCATAGTTCCAATCGTAATAAAGAAAGGGAATTTCATGCATGACAGCTTCGGCCGGCTTCGGCTATCGTTCATGCCGCTGACCTTGCCGTTCCGTCACTGGAGTTTCCATGAACAAATTTTCCACACTGTTGCTCGCGGCCGCGCTCGCGCTCGCGACGGGCGCGCACGCCCAGTCGAATCTGCTCAACGTGTCATACGACGTCGCGCGTGATGTCTATAAGGATTACAACCCGCTCTTCCAGAAGCACTGGAAGGAGAAAACCGGGGAGACCGTCGAAATCCGCCAGTCGCATGCCGGTTCGTCGAAGCAGGCGCGCGCGGTCGCCGACGGACTGGAGGCCGATGTGGTGACGATGAACCAGGCGACGGACGTCGATTTCCTCGCCCAGAAGGGCCTCGTCGCGACCGACTACGCGAAGCGCTTCCCGGACCACGCGTCGCCGTACACCTCGACGATGGTGTTCATCGTGCGCAAGGGCAATCCGAAAGGGATCAAGGACTGGAACGACATCGCGAAGCCGGGTGCCGTGCAGCTGATCATCCCGCACCCGAAGAACACCGGCAACGGCCGCTATTCGTATCTCGCCGCGTGGGGCTACGCGCTGGAGCAGCCCGGCGGCAACGACGAGACTGCGCAGGAGTTCGTCGGCAACTGGCTGAAAAATGCGCCGCTGTTCGGCTCCGGCGGGCGCGACGCGACGACGACGTTCATGCAGCGCAGGATCGGCGACGTGCTCGTGACGTTCGAATCCGAGGCCGAGCTGATCGCGAAGGAGTTCGGCCGCGGCGAGTTCGAGGTCGTCTATCCGAGCCTGTCGATCCTCGCCGAGTTTCCTGTCGCGATCGTCGAGAAAGTCGTCGACAAGAAGGGCACGCGCGAACTCGCCCGGGCCTACCTCGACTACCTGTGGTCGAAGGAAGGCCAGGAGAACGCCGCGAAGAACTACCTGCGCCCGCGCGACCCGGAGGTGCTGAAGAAATACGCTTCGGCGTTCCCGCCGATCAAGACCTTCACCGTCGACGAAATGTTCGGCGGCTGGAGCAAGGCGGCCGCGACCCATTTCAAGGACGGCGGCACCTTCGACCAGATCTACGCTCAGAAGTAAAATCCGTCGCTTCGAGTGCCCGGCGGCCCGCTTAGGCGGGCCGCGTCGCTTTCAATCTTTCGTCACGCCGCCGTCCCCGACATGTTTCCTGCCGCAGCCAAACGCGATGGAGTCCTGCCCGGTTTCCGTCTCGGATTGGGTTACACGCTCACGTATCTGACCCTGCTGGTGCTGATCCCGCTTGCCGGTCTGATCTTGTTCACGGGCCAGATGTCGTGGAGCGATTTCTGGGCGACCGCCAGTAGCTCGCGTGCGCTTGCGTCCTACCGCGTGACCTTCGGCGCCTCCCTGGGGGCAGCCGCGATCAATGCGCTGTTCGGCCTGATCGTCGCGTGGGTGCTGGTGCGTTATCCGTTTCCCGGCAAGCGCTTCGTCGACGCGCTCGTCGACCTGCCGTTCGCGCTGCCGACTGCGGTGGCGGGCATCACGCTCGCGACGCTGTACGCCGAAAACGGCTGGATCGGGCAGCATCTCGCGAAGCTCGGCATGCAGGTCGCGTTCACGCCGCTGGGCATCGTCGTTGCGCTGATCTTCGTCACGCTGCCGTTCGTCGTGCGCACGCTGCAGCCGGT
Coding sequences within it:
- a CDS encoding tetratricopeptide repeat protein; the protein is MQTGKRPYRCRACTHRFHAPEHKRPRWRDRASFMVPALLMGAAIAAVIVVGARTGDETPAQNLPGVPIPIDPYTLRAAKEGDAAAQLRIAKTLLLDSASDRAQSLEAVRWLRAAADSQHPGAMVELGKLYRSGFGVLQDYDQAARWIRTAAARGNAEGMLELGRLYRDGIGFPRDPVRAYVWFNRAAAALNIDAVRDRDEIARSLDADELKQAQAQSSREESGEAEAEAVRVKEGNG
- the cysT gene encoding sulfate ABC transporter permease subunit CysT, yielding MFPAAAKRDGVLPGFRLGLGYTLTYLTLLVLIPLAGLILFTGQMSWSDFWATASSSRALASYRVTFGASLGAAAINALFGLIVAWVLVRYPFPGKRFVDALVDLPFALPTAVAGITLATLYAENGWIGQHLAKLGMQVAFTPLGIVVALIFVTLPFVVRTLQPVIEDIEAEVEEAAASLGATRWQTFSRVLLPGIFPAWLTGFTLAFSRAIGEFGSVIFIAGNMPLISEITPLLIISKLEQYDILGATALAVVMLVISFVMLLVINVLQWWAANRHAKSRDGDAPADAPGALAIAGGQP
- a CDS encoding sulfate ABC transporter substrate-binding protein is translated as MNKFSTLLLAAALALATGAHAQSNLLNVSYDVARDVYKDYNPLFQKHWKEKTGETVEIRQSHAGSSKQARAVADGLEADVVTMNQATDVDFLAQKGLVATDYAKRFPDHASPYTSTMVFIVRKGNPKGIKDWNDIAKPGAVQLIIPHPKNTGNGRYSYLAAWGYALEQPGGNDETAQEFVGNWLKNAPLFGSGGRDATTTFMQRRIGDVLVTFESEAELIAKEFGRGEFEVVYPSLSILAEFPVAIVEKVVDKKGTRELARAYLDYLWSKEGQENAAKNYLRPRDPEVLKKYASAFPPIKTFTVDEMFGGWSKAAATHFKDGGTFDQIYAQK